A genomic region of Thunnus albacares chromosome 4, fThuAlb1.1, whole genome shotgun sequence contains the following coding sequences:
- the LOC122980988 gene encoding globoside alpha-1,3-N-acetylgalactosaminyltransferase 1-like: MALFPFCKTPAGAVRVTRLQLVLYGFLLSLIIYFLHGRKIGVSVKSPHPYFHAVEMAGGRGMTDMAAVKAAPAQTPVETPWGAPLVWGDTRSSAWRRTKYAQQGIRTGLLALVVGTYAQYIRRFLSSAETYFLPGQMVTYYILTDNPRSLDPSIELGPERELKVVPIAELPGWGRLAQRRMTLLADAIRNPIGSEVEYIFCADVDQEFVAPVGEEIFGDLVATLHPELYGMPRNAFPYEVEEVSSACVEEDEGDYYYTSELYGGLVSEMYKLARACSLLILQDQANGLTARGLEESYLNRYLIDHRPTCVLSPEYSWWDSDLSADVPVQRLVSLGRQCEAFDKEKREQYRC; the protein is encoded by the exons ATGGCGCTGTTCCCATTCTGCAAGACGCCCGCAG GAGCAGTCAGAGTGACCAGACTACAGCTGGTCCTGTACGGCTTTCTACTGTCTCTTATCATAT ACTTCCTCCATGGACGTAAAATCGGTGTCAGTGTGAAGTCACCTCATCCTTACTTTCACGCCGTGGAAATGGCCGGGGGAAGAGGAATGACAGACATGGCCGCTGTCAAGGCAGCACCAGCACAAACTCCTGTAGAGACACCTTGGGGTGCTCCTTTAGTGTGGGGTGACACCCGCAGCTCAGCTTGGCGTAGGACCAAATATGCACAACAGGGAATTCGTACAGGTCTACTAGCCCTAGTGGTGGGAACTTATGCGCAGTACATCCGGCGTTTCCTCTCCTCAGCGGAAACCTACTTTCTCCCTGGTCAGATGGTCACATACTACATTCTCACAGATAATCCCCGTTCATTGGATCCTTCCATTGAGCTGGGGCCTGAACGAGAGCTGAAGGTTGTTCCTATTGCGGAGCTGCCTGGGTGGGGAAGGTTGGCGCAGCGCCGCATGACTCTGCTCGCTGATGCCATCAGAAACCCAATTGGCAGTGAGGTTGAATATATCTTCTGTGCTGATGTTGACCAGGAGTTTGTGGCCCCTGTGGGTGAAGAAATCTTTGGAGATCTCGTGGCCACGTTGCACCCAGAGCTCTATGGGATGCCACGAAATGCATTTCCTTACGAAGTCGAAGAAGTCTCATCAGCTTGTgtagaggaggatgaaggagactACTACTACACCTCTGAGCTGTATGGAGGGCTGGTTTCTGAAATGTACAAACTGGCTCGTGCCTGTTCTTTGCTCATTCTGCAGGACCAGGCTAACGGGCTAACGGCCAGGGGCCTCGAGGAGAGCTACCTGAACCGCTACCTGATCGATCACAGGCCGACCTGCGTGCTGTCACCAGAGTACAGCTGGTGGGACTCGGACCTGTCTGCTGATGTACCTGTGCAGAGGCTAGTCTCCTTGGGGAGGCAATGTGAGGCTTTCGATaaggaaaagagagagcagTACAGATGTTGA
- the pcsk1 gene encoding neuroendocrine convertase 1, giving the protein MEVRCRPAVMCCVFAILCSAVPPSVGYRDRQYLNEWAVEIPGGLAAAEAIAKELDYDFVRQIGALEDHFLFKHRKHPSRMKRSAEHITKQLSEDDRVLWAEQQYEKRRNKRASLGECRDCPVDKLFDDPMWNQQWYLQDTRTSSSLPKLDLHVIPVWQKGITGKGVVITVLDDGLEWNHTDIYSNYDAAASFDFNDNDPDPFPRYDSTNENKHGTRCAGEIAMQADNNKCGVGVAYNSKVGGIRMLDGIVTDAIEASSIGFNPDHVDIYSASWGPNDDGKTVEGPGRLAQKAFEYGIQKGRGGKGSIFVWASGNGGRQGDNCDCDGYTDSIYTISISSASQQGLSPWYAEKCSSTLATAYSSGDYTDQRITSADLHNECTQTHTGTSASAPLAAGIFALALEQNPDLTWRDVQHIVVWTSEFDPLANNPGWKRNGAGLMVNSRFGFGLLNAKALVDLADPATWKHVPEKKQCIVRDDSFQPRELKAAGEITIEIPTKACAGQENAVRSLEHVQVEASIEYTRRGDLHITLTSPAGTSTVLLAERERDTSSNGFRNWDFMSVHTWGEDPAGTWTLKITDTSGRMENEGRILNWKLILHGTSEKPDHMKKPRVYIPYNAVQNDRRGVEHMDDMMEEPTQAHPPPKTETAQASPPSNPEKEPQIPANSPYSPTLALLRLLQTAFNRQTTALQQPQSVTRPFSAWRKQQPGRSLSPPATRLPPQKLYQALDMINKYRGPEDSVYSDYSDGFYSTKPYRHRDDRLLQALFEMLDDDQK; this is encoded by the exons ATGGAAGTGAGATGTCGTCCAGCGgtgatgtgttgtgttttcgCCATCCTCTGCTCCGCGGTTCCTCCGTCGGTGGGATACAGGGACAGACAGTACCTGAACGAGTGGGCAGTGGAGATCCCAGGCGGACTGGCCGCTGCGGAGGCGATCGCCAAGGAGCTGGACTACGACTTTGTCCGACAG ATTGGGGCCCTGGAAGACCATTTCTTGTTCAAGCATCGCAAACATCCTAGCAGAATGAAACGAAGTGCCGAACACATCACCAAGCAACTGTCGGAGGATGATCGG GTGCTGTGGGCAGAGCAGCAGTACGAGAAACGTCGCAACAAGCGAGCATCCCTCGGGGAGTGCAGGGACTGCCCGGTGGACAAGCTGTTTGATGACCCCATGTGGAACCAGCAGTGGTACTTG CAAGACACACGgacctcttcttctctgccaaAGCTGGACCTGCATGTGATCCCCGTGTGGCAGAAAGGCATTACAGGAAAAGGAGTGGTCATCACCGTGCTGGATGACGGACTGGAGTGGAACCACACAGACATCTACTCGAACTAC gacGCAGCAGCCAGCTTCGATTTCAACGACAACGACCCGGACCCTTTCCCCAGATACGACTCCACCAATGAAAACAA GCATGGGACCAGATGTGCTGGGGAGATTGCCATGCAGGCAGACAACAATAAATGTGGCGTTGGAGTGGCATACAACTCCAAAGTTGGAg GAATTCGTATGTTGGACGGGATTGTGACTGATGCCATCGAGGCCAGCTCTATTGGGTTCAATCCAGACCATGTGGACATCTACAGTGCCAGCTGGGGACCCAATGACGATGGCAAGACAGTGGAAGGTCCAGGTCGGCTGGCTCAGAAGGCCTTTGAGTATGGTATCCAGAAG GGTCGTGGTGGGAAAGGCTCTATCTTTGTTTGGGCATCAGGTAATGGTGGTCGCCAAGGCGATAACTGTGACTGTGACGGATACACAGACAGCATCTACACCATCTCAATCAGCAGCGCCTCCCAGCAGGGCCTGTCCCCGTGGTATGCCGAGAAGTGCTCCTCCACTCTGGCTACAGCGTACAGCAGTGGAGACTACACCGACCAGAGAATT ACGAGTGCTGATCTGCACAATGAGTGCACTCAGACTCACACTGGAACATCAGCCTCTGCCCCACTGGCTGCTGGAATATTTGCCCTGGCACTGGAACAAAA TCCAGATCTTACCTGGAGAGACGTGCAGCACATTGTGGTCTGGACCTCAGAGTTTGATCCTCTGGCCAATAACCCAGGCTGGAAGAGGAACGGAGCGGGGCTGATGGTCAACAGCCGCTTCGGTTTTGGCCTTCTCAATGCCAAAGCCCTGGTGGACCTCGCTGACCCAGCCACCTGGAAACATGTACCAGAAAAGAAGCAATGTATCGTTAGGGATGACTCGTTCCAGCCCAG GGAGCTGAAGGCAGCAGGGGAGATCACTATAGAGATTCCAACCAAAGCCTGTGCGGGGCAAGAGAACGCAGTCCGCTCATTGGAGCATGTGCAGGTGGAGGCCAGCATTGAGTACACCAGGAGAGGGGACCTACACATCACACTCACCTCCCCAGCAG GCACCAGTACAGTGCTACTAGCTGAGCGAGAGAGGGACACATCCTCTAATGGCTTTAGAAACTGGGACTTCATGTCTGTGCATACGTGGGGAGAAGACCCTGCTGGTACATGGACCCTGAAGATCACTGACACT TCGGGGCGTATGGAGAATGAGGGTCGGATTTTGAACTGGAAGTTGATTCTTCATGGAACATCAGAGAAGCCAGATCACATGAAGAAACCTCGAGTGTACATACCCTACAACGCCGTGCAGAATGATCGCCGTGGTGTGGAACATATGGATGACATGATGGAG GAGCCAACTCAGGCCCATCCACCTCCGAAGACTGAGACTGCACAAGCCTCCCCTCCTTCCAACCCAGAGAAGGAACCTCAAATTCCCGCAAATTCACCGTACTCCCCCACCTTGGCCCTGCTGCGTCTCCTGCAGACGGCCTTTAACAGGCAGAccacagcactgcagcagccGCAGTCCGTAACCAGGCCCTTCTCTGCCTGGAGGAAGCAGCAGCCGGGCAGGAGCCTCTCCCCTCCTGCTACAAGACTCCCTCCACAGAAGCTGTACCAGGCTCTGGACATGATCAACAAGTACCGCGGCCCGGAGGACAGTGTCTACAGTGACTACAGTGATGGCTTCTACAGCACCAAACCATACAGGCACAGAGATGACCGACTGCTGCAGGCCCTGTTCGAGATGTTAGATGATGATCAGAAGTGA